The nucleotide sequence TGGGACGATCTGGATGCGGATGAAGATCCGGAGAACTCGGTTCACTTCCTAGTAGCAGTAGATGCGGCAGGAACCAGCTATTCGGATACTCTTCTATCATCCATCCAAAACGAGCTCAAAACAAGAGTTTTGGTACAAAAGAAGAGTCCGATCTATATGATCGGAAAAATGACCTACGGAGGTTATCCTTCTAAATAATCGTTAGAAACGGTCGTATTCCTAATTTTGGTTACAAAACGGAATCAATCAAAACTCCGAAAAATGGAATGCGACCCTTACGCTCCCAAACTAACCAACCCGTAACCGCTTCGTAATAAATATGTAACTCAAATCTCGTAAAAATGTCTCATTACTTCTTATGGAGCTTCCGAAAGCTATGCATAATCGATATACTAATCTCTCTCTACGTCAATGGATCGCCATTGCACTTGTAGGAGGATTCGTTCTTACTGCAACTCTACCTACTTTCTCTCAAGATGCTGCGCCTACCGACGCAAATAAAACCGAACAACCGTCCGCAGAAAAACCTGCCGAACAACCTGCCCCGGTCGAAAAAAGCGGAACATGGGGATTTGTGGATCTGTTCAATAAGGGTGGATGGACGATGTATCCATTGGCTCTCTCTTCCATCATCGCTCTCGGAATTATTTTCGAAAGGATCTACTTTCTCACTACTTCCAAACTTCTTCCGAAAGGATTTAATATAGATTTAGGGGAGAAGGTGGATGAAAAAGGTTTCGAAGGTGCGAAAGAATTTATCGAAGCGAATCCTTCTTATAAAATTTCCGACATTCTGAAAAACGGTATCGATGTTTCCGCGGGTAACGCTGAAATTTTCGCAAAAGGTATCGAAAGAGAAGCTGCGGAAGTGATCGTGGTCCTGGAAAGAGGTCTTGTGATCTTAGCGGCTGTTTCGACTATCGCTCCTCTCATCGGGTTCTTAGGAACAGTTTCCGGTATGATCAACGCATTCGATGCGATCGCAAACGCGGACCAAGTGAACGCAAAAGTGGTAGCGGGCGGTATCAAAGAAGCTCTTATCACCACCGCGGCCGGTTTGATCATCGCGATCCCGGCGATGACTTTCCACCAATACCTGACTTCCAGGATCGACGGATTTACTTCCGAAGTAGAAGAAGCTGCAAAC is from Leptospira sp. WS58.C1 and encodes:
- a CDS encoding MotA/TolQ/ExbB proton channel family protein: MHNRYTNLSLRQWIAIALVGGFVLTATLPTFSQDAAPTDANKTEQPSAEKPAEQPAPVEKSGTWGFVDLFNKGGWTMYPLALSSIIALGIIFERIYFLTTSKLLPKGFNIDLGEKVDEKGFEGAKEFIEANPSYKISDILKNGIDVSAGNAEIFAKGIEREAAEVIVVLERGLVILAAVSTIAPLIGFLGTVSGMINAFDAIANADQVNAKVVAGGIKEALITTAAGLIIAIPAMTFHQYLTSRIDGFTSEVEEAANRIYKEFLKRNARA